The Porphyrobacter sp. LM 6 sequence TCTGTCGTTGACGCGCAGGGCAATGCTATCAGCTACACCTCGACGATCGAGGGCGCGTTCGGATCGGGGCTCCATTTTGGTGGCTTCTATCTCAACAACGAACTGACCGATTTCACGCTCACGCCCGAAGCCGATGGCAAGCCGGTCGCCAACCGGGTCGAGGGTGGCAAGCGCCCGCGTTCCTCGATGGCGCCGACCATCGTGTTCGACGAGGCTGGCAAGGTGGTGTTGGTGATCGGCGCGGCAGGCGGCCCGACCATCCCCATCTCTGTCGCGCGCGGGATTATCGGCGTGCTCGATTTCCGGCTGGGTGCACAAGACGCGCTCGATCTGCCGTTCGCTATGGCTTTCGGCGATACATTGCTGATCGAAGAAGGCAGCGCGCTGGTGGCGATGAAGGAGGACCTGTCTGCGCTGGGCCATACGAGCATCCGTATCGCGCCTGCGCCGATCAAAGCCAACGCGCTTGGCCGACGCGCCGATGGCACGTGGGAAGTGGCGACCGAGCCGCGCATGGCGGGCCTTGTCACGCCCTAACTTGCCGTACCCCAGCTTGCCTCTCCATGCGGGCGCTTGCCGCTACGGCCATGACCTTCTAATCTGCCGCTGCACGGGGCCAACAGTGAGCCCCGGACCAAAAGCCCGAAGGGATCAGGAGCCTTTGCCAGTGCATTCCCCCACCTTGCCTCATGCTGCCCGTGCAGTCGTGAACCCTGCGGATCACCCGATGCTGCAGGATATTGATCGCGCACAGAACCTTGTGGAGCTGTTCCTCAAGCGTGCCGACGAAAAGGGCGATGCCCCCTTCCTCGGCCACAAGACGGGTGGACAATGGGTGACCCAGAGCTGGCGTTCGGCGGCCGAACAGGTGTGCCTGCTGGCCGAGGCGCTGCGCGGCATGGGGCTGGAGGATGGCGACCGCGTAGCGCTGGTGTCGGAAAACCGCCCCGAATGGTGCATCGCCGATCTGGCGATCATGGCTGCGGGCTGCATCACGGTTCCGACCTACACCACCAACACCCGCCGCGATCACGCGCATATCCTCGACAATTCGGGTGCGCGCGCGGTGTTTGTCTCGAACGAAAAGCTGCTCGCTCCGTTGGTCGGCGCGATCAGTCAGACCGGCCTTGTCGAACACGTGATCGGGATCGACGATCTCAAGCGCCAGCAATCGGGCAGCTTCGAATATCACGAATGGGGCGCGTTGATCACCGGAGACGCCGCAGCCGCGCGCGCGGCGGTGGATGCGCGGATCGCCCGCATCGAACGCAACGAAACCGCCTGCCTCATCTACACCAGCGGCACCGGCGGCGCGCCGCGCGGGGTGATGCAGCACCACGGTGCGATCCTGTGCAACGTCGCTGGCGCAGCCGAAGTGCTGATCGAGGATTTCGGCATCAAGGATGAACGCTTTCTCTCGTTCCTGCCGCTCAGCCACGCTTACGAGCATTCCGGCGGGCAATATCTGCCGATCGGCGTGGGCGCGGAAATCTTCTATTCCGAAGGCCTCGAAAAGCTCGCCAGCAATATCGAGGAAACTCGTCCGACCATCATGGTCGTCGTCCCGCGCCTGTTCGAAGTGCTGCGCACGCGCATCATGAAGCAGGTCGAAAAGCAGGGCAAAGTCGCCAACTTCATGATGGACAGCGCGCTGAAGAT is a genomic window containing:
- a CDS encoding AMP-dependent synthetase/ligase, encoding MLQDIDRAQNLVELFLKRADEKGDAPFLGHKTGGQWVTQSWRSAAEQVCLLAEALRGMGLEDGDRVALVSENRPEWCIADLAIMAAGCITVPTYTTNTRRDHAHILDNSGARAVFVSNEKLLAPLVGAISQTGLVEHVIGIDDLKRQQSGSFEYHEWGALITGDAAAARAAVDARIARIERNETACLIYTSGTGGAPRGVMQHHGAILCNVAGAAEVLIEDFGIKDERFLSFLPLSHAYEHSGGQYLPIGVGAEIFYSEGLEKLASNIEETRPTIMVVVPRLFEVLRTRIMKQVEKQGKVANFMMDSALKIAGNSKDGKKRLRDRPLDFLVEKTLRPKIRQKFGGRIKAMVSGGAPLNPEVGNFFDAMGLTMLQGYGQTEAGPVISCNRPKVGLKMDTVGPALRGVEVRIAEDGEILVRGELVMHGYWRNEAETARTLQDGWLHTGDIGHLDKKGRIVITDRKKDMIVNDKGDNIAPQKVEGMLTLQPEIAQAMVSGDKRPYVVGLIVPDAEWALEWARANGEKFDLKALQELPAFKNAVRAAVDRTNADLSVIEKVRQFAFADEAFTIENEEMTPSMKIRRHKIRERYQERIDGLYRG